The following are encoded together in the Neomonachus schauinslandi chromosome 15, ASM220157v2, whole genome shotgun sequence genome:
- the LYRM9 gene encoding LYR motif-containing protein 9, with translation MAPLPGAELVQRPLQLYRYLMRCCRQLPAKGIQEHYRHAVRQSFRVHSDEDNPERIQQIIKRAIEDADWIMNKYKKQN, from the exons ATGGCCCCGCTCCCAGGGGCAGAGCTTGTGCAGAGGCCGCTGCAGCTCTACCGATACCTGATGCGCTGTTGCCGGCAGCTGCCCGCCAAGGGCATCCAGGAGCATTACAGACATGCTGTCAGGCAG AGTTTCCGGGTTCATTCAGATGAAGACAATCCTGAGAGAATCCAGCAGATTATTAAAAGAGCCATTGAAGATGCAGACTGGATCATGAACAAA